The following proteins come from a genomic window of Deinococcus sp. YIM 134068:
- a CDS encoding Rrf2 family transcriptional regulator — MRLSATDVYAFQALGFLGMQDPARWVASEEISDATGVHRPYLVRILAALTAKGIVKSKKGIGGGYALARKPHLISLCEVVRAIDGPVAPLSCISLNWHEPCVEENRCHARATVYTRMRDAMLAVLQEFSVQDLVTDARQGVSYGHCLGHLLKPNA, encoded by the coding sequence ATGCGCCTCTCGGCCACCGACGTATACGCCTTTCAGGCGCTGGGCTTCCTGGGGATGCAGGATCCCGCCCGCTGGGTCGCCAGCGAGGAGATCAGCGACGCGACCGGCGTCCACCGCCCGTACCTCGTGCGGATTCTGGCGGCACTAACGGCCAAAGGCATCGTCAAGAGCAAGAAGGGCATCGGCGGCGGCTACGCGCTGGCCCGCAAGCCCCACCTCATCTCCCTGTGCGAGGTCGTCCGGGCGATTGACGGCCCCGTCGCTCCCCTCTCGTGCATCAGCCTCAACTGGCATGAGCCGTGCGTGGAGGAGAACCGCTGCCATGCCCGCGCCACCGTCTACACCCGGATGCGCGACGCCATGCTCGCCGTGCTGCAGGAGTTCAGCGTGCAGGACCTCGTGACCGACGCGCGCCAGGGCGTGAGCTACGGGCATTGTCTGGGGCACCTACTCAAGCCGAATGCGTAG
- a CDS encoding monothiol bacilliredoxin BrxC family protein: MTQTTQQTEQQQVLVPLTTPEEVESFLTEYPLAAVFKAGTCHKTMQGFGVLETFLQKHELPVGFIRVVDWRPASNHVAERTGIQHHSPQFILFQNGEAQFEVNNWDITQQALAPVFEAQVPRRSGEGAVATDDNVEPYRRLMRAFLSGELSEWAFQDQYVTLFRDDASLRSQREFEALSRLFGDPDAYHGGLHQLGTPQERGDLRARVQDLLTELG, translated from the coding sequence ATGACGCAGACGACGCAGCAGACGGAGCAACAGCAGGTGCTCGTGCCCCTGACGACCCCCGAAGAGGTGGAGAGCTTTCTGACGGAGTACCCGCTGGCGGCGGTTTTCAAGGCGGGGACCTGCCACAAGACGATGCAGGGCTTCGGGGTGCTGGAGACGTTCCTGCAAAAGCACGAGCTGCCCGTGGGCTTCATCCGCGTGGTGGACTGGCGGCCCGCGAGCAACCACGTGGCCGAGCGCACCGGCATTCAGCACCACAGCCCGCAGTTCATCCTGTTCCAGAACGGCGAGGCGCAGTTCGAGGTGAACAACTGGGACATCACCCAGCAGGCCCTCGCGCCCGTCTTCGAGGCGCAGGTGCCCCGACGTAGCGGCGAGGGTGCGGTGGCGACCGACGACAACGTGGAGCCGTACCGCCGCCTGATGCGCGCCTTCCTGAGCGGCGAGCTGAGCGAGTGGGCCTTTCAGGACCAGTACGTGACCCTCTTCCGGGACGACGCCTCGCTCCGCAGCCAGCGCGAGTTCGAGGCCCTCTCCCGCCTCTTCGGCGATCCCGACGCCTATCACGGCGGCCTGCACCAGCTCGGCACCCCCCAGGAGCGCGGCGACCTGCGTGCCCGCGTTCAGGACCTGCTGACCGAACTCGGCTGA
- a CDS encoding HAMP domain-containing protein, which translates to MKYTVVIRQPVPEGVRPALEEQLVTRFHLSPEQAARLAARRAGRLMKPTGRPRAELLLQVLQDVGVPAALEEVRDETTVLPAAFATPETAPAPAPRRVAPEPADGVVLAPEPFARPFGGTGVGAGTAAVADAPARTPADPFTPDPFGTDPFAAGPFASDPFAPPSPLADPGLVVPVTVAPVTVAPVTVAPAEGDAWADFTGALTIQDTSRAEEKPEAAGETYLTTVSEEPRAQLGPRRSLVRQVTFAALAPLVLSSIVTLGLLTAIMPNVQRQLVQQNAQAVAIAVGTGLDTRDQETVNAQLDTLLRRSTVGFVRVELPDGTTYFRSATPELDGPLQGRVAGFLAENPETGTFVTKGSPADAYREQLAQLTEVGAGDSAQATRLGQLAEDPANQKSTRASYVVSRLGVVEQDGGGRTTIAASEENPGLLYRISVGVDNTQSAITLRNRLLLVLAIALLALVLAASLAVRTARQVVRPIEQLVKVADAISMGDLTRPVQQNRNDEIGDLAQALERMRLSLEAAMDRLRRRKRA; encoded by the coding sequence ATGAAGTACACGGTCGTGATCCGACAACCGGTCCCGGAGGGGGTACGTCCGGCACTCGAAGAGCAGCTCGTGACGCGCTTCCACCTCTCCCCCGAGCAGGCCGCGCGCCTCGCCGCCCGGCGGGCGGGCCGCCTGATGAAGCCCACCGGGCGTCCCCGCGCGGAACTGCTGCTGCAAGTCCTTCAGGACGTGGGCGTGCCCGCCGCGCTGGAGGAGGTGCGCGACGAGACCACGGTGCTGCCCGCCGCCTTCGCCACCCCGGAGACGGCCCCGGCCCCGGCCCCCCGGCGCGTGGCCCCCGAACCCGCTGATGGCGTGGTCCTCGCACCCGAACCCTTCGCCCGGCCCTTCGGGGGAACAGGCGTCGGGGCGGGCACTGCCGCCGTCGCGGACGCCCCGGCGAGGACCCCGGCGGACCCCTTCACCCCCGATCCGTTCGGGACGGACCCCTTCGCGGCTGGTCCCTTCGCCTCCGACCCCTTTGCACCGCCCTCTCCCCTGGCGGACCCCGGCCTCGTCGTCCCGGTCACGGTCGCCCCAGTGACGGTCGCCCCAGTGACGGTCGCCCCGGCGGAGGGGGACGCCTGGGCGGACTTCACGGGCGCGCTGACGATTCAGGACACGTCCCGTGCCGAGGAGAAGCCGGAGGCGGCGGGCGAGACGTACCTGACCACCGTGTCGGAGGAGCCGCGCGCCCAGTTGGGGCCACGCCGCAGCCTCGTGCGGCAAGTGACCTTTGCGGCACTCGCCCCGCTGGTGCTCTCCAGCATCGTGACGCTGGGCCTCCTGACGGCGATCATGCCCAACGTGCAGCGTCAGCTCGTGCAGCAGAACGCGCAGGCGGTCGCCATCGCCGTGGGTACGGGCCTCGACACCCGCGACCAGGAGACGGTGAATGCCCAGCTCGACACCCTGCTGCGCCGCTCGACGGTGGGCTTCGTTCGAGTGGAGTTGCCCGACGGCACGACCTACTTCCGCAGCGCGACCCCGGAACTCGACGGCCCCCTGCAAGGCCGGGTCGCCGGGTTCCTCGCCGAGAACCCCGAAACGGGCACCTTCGTGACGAAGGGCAGCCCCGCCGACGCCTACCGCGAGCAGCTCGCCCAGCTCACCGAGGTCGGCGCGGGCGACTCCGCGCAGGCCACCCGGCTGGGGCAACTCGCCGAGGACCCGGCCAACCAGAAGTCCACCCGCGCGAGCTACGTCGTGAGCCGCCTGGGCGTCGTGGAGCAAGACGGCGGCGGACGCACCACCATCGCCGCCAGCGAGGAGAATCCCGGCCTGCTCTACCGCATCTCCGTGGGCGTCGACAACACGCAATCCGCCATCACCCTGCGTAACCGGCTGCTGCTGGTCCTCGCCATCGCGCTGCTGGCGCTCGTCCTGGCGGCGTCCCTCGCGGTCCGCACCGCCCGCCAGGTCGTGCGGCCCATCGAGCAACTTGTCAAGGTCGCCGACGCCATCTCGATGGGCGACCTCACCCGCCCCGTGCAGCAGAACCGCAACGACGAGATCGGCGACCTCGCGCAGGCCCTGGAGCGCATGCGCCTGAGCCTCGAAGCCGCGATGGACCGCCTGCGCCGCCGCAAACGGGCGTAG
- a CDS encoding PH domain-containing protein, protein MSEVVPVARAESSPALRLLMWGALLVLLAAALVPVSWEEPPPRWPLLALAAGLAVWFQLAPRRLAYTLESNALIITRLTGRTVLPYTQITARRSAGRLGIRTFGTGLPGYLTGHFTFGPDTVSRVQAAASRSAEGVVVERGGTAFFLTPADPDAFLRSLAERGVTVTA, encoded by the coding sequence ATGAGCGAAGTTGTGCCAGTCGCGCGGGCGGAGTCCTCGCCGGCCTTGCGGCTGCTGATGTGGGGTGCGCTGCTGGTCCTCTTGGCAGCCGCCCTCGTGCCAGTGAGCTGGGAGGAACCTCCGCCGCGCTGGCCGCTGCTGGCCCTGGCCGCCGGATTGGCCGTATGGTTTCAACTCGCACCGCGCCGCCTCGCCTATACACTGGAGTCGAACGCCCTCATCATTACCCGCCTGACAGGCCGCACTGTCCTTCCCTACACGCAGATCACGGCGCGGCGCTCGGCGGGACGGCTGGGGATTCGGACCTTTGGCACGGGTCTGCCCGGTTATCTCACCGGACATTTCACCTTCGGGCCGGATACCGTCTCACGAGTTCAGGCGGCGGCGAGCCGGAGTGCGGAAGGCGTGGTCGTGGAGCGCGGGGGCACGGCCTTCTTCCTCACCCCCGCCGACCCGGACGCCTTCCTGCGGTCGCTGGCGGAACGCGGCGTCACGGTGACGGCGTGA
- a CDS encoding ABC transporter permease gives MKGSDIWALAWRGLTRRPVRTLLTALGITVAVASMVVFLSLGEGIRKVFTAELGGIGPDVQVSLSGFSQGFAPQPNLPQTAVEDIQKLAGELGITSVTPVVMTVRGSLDVTQSVVLYGLPAAQGIGVVFPKVTPASGRALAAADEGRGVAVVGAKAAQNLRLRVGSVLNLNRRNRVRVVGVLAPESGLVDSFIFLPLNTLQRAEGALGRVSLVALGLDNPRNARAVATTLGERLNLEAQTQSDFLSFVERALRISDAVRFGISLIALIVGGLAVANTVMMGVFERTREFGTLRAIGARPAFVRALVLTESLLLALAGGVGGLILGLGGIWAVNAYTQNLAGIDAAALTPRLTLLALGISLLLGLVSGLLPARSASRLQITEALGRV, from the coding sequence GTGAAAGGGTCGGATATCTGGGCGCTGGCGTGGCGGGGACTCACCCGCCGTCCGGTGCGGACGCTGCTCACCGCGCTGGGGATCACGGTGGCGGTGGCGAGCATGGTGGTCTTCCTGTCGCTGGGCGAGGGCATCCGCAAGGTCTTCACGGCGGAACTCGGCGGCATCGGGCCGGACGTGCAGGTGAGCCTCAGCGGCTTCTCGCAGGGCTTCGCGCCCCAGCCGAACCTGCCGCAGACGGCGGTGGAGGACATTCAGAAATTGGCGGGCGAGCTGGGCATCACCTCCGTCACGCCCGTCGTGATGACGGTGCGCGGCAGCCTGGACGTGACGCAGAGCGTCGTGCTGTACGGTCTCCCGGCGGCGCAGGGCATCGGCGTGGTCTTCCCGAAGGTGACTCCGGCCTCCGGGCGGGCGCTGGCGGCGGCGGACGAGGGCCGGGGCGTGGCGGTCGTCGGGGCGAAGGCGGCGCAGAACCTGCGGCTGCGGGTCGGCTCGGTCCTCAACCTCAACCGCCGCAACCGGGTGCGGGTGGTCGGCGTCCTCGCGCCGGAGTCGGGGCTGGTGGACTCCTTCATCTTCCTGCCGCTGAACACCCTGCAACGGGCGGAGGGGGCGCTGGGCCGGGTGTCGCTCGTCGCGCTGGGGCTAGACAACCCCCGGAACGCGCGGGCGGTGGCGACCACGCTCGGTGAGCGGCTGAATCTGGAGGCGCAGACGCAATCGGACTTCCTCTCCTTCGTGGAGCGGGCGCTGCGGATCAGCGACGCGGTGCGCTTCGGCATCTCCCTGATCGCCCTGATCGTCGGTGGGCTGGCGGTGGCGAACACGGTCATGATGGGCGTCTTCGAGCGCACCCGCGAGTTCGGCACCCTGCGGGCCATCGGGGCGCGGCCCGCGTTCGTGCGGGCGCTGGTCCTCACCGAGTCGCTGCTGCTGGCGCTGGCGGGCGGCGTGGGCGGCCTGATCCTGGGGCTGGGCGGCATCTGGGCCGTGAACGCCTACACGCAGAACCTCGCCGGAATCGACGCGGCGGCCCTCACGCCCCGGCTGACGCTGCTGGCGCTGGGCATCAGCCTGCTGCTGGGGCTGGTGTCCGGCCTCCTCCCGGCCCGGAGCGCGAGCCGCCTCCAGATCACGGAAGCGTTGGGGCGAGTGTGA
- a CDS encoding ABC transporter ATP-binding protein — protein sequence MRVENLSRVYPSGEGTVTALAPFTHAFPPGLTAVVGPSGSGKSTLLNLLAGFDTPTTGRVTVDGTDLHALSEAGRADFRLANYGFVFQNHNLVAILTALENVELPMTLAGVPTRERRERARALLDGVGLGSRAGHLPSQLSGGEAQRVAVARALARDPRLLLADEPTGNLDTRTGERVLELLLGPARSGRTVLLITHDRDVAALADYTLRVRDGVVTPDG from the coding sequence CTGCGCGTGGAAAACCTGTCGCGGGTCTACCCCAGCGGCGAGGGTACAGTGACGGCCCTCGCGCCCTTCACGCACGCCTTTCCGCCCGGTCTGACGGCGGTGGTCGGCCCCAGCGGGAGCGGCAAGAGCACGCTGCTCAACCTGCTCGCGGGCTTCGACACCCCCACCACGGGGCGGGTGACGGTGGACGGCACCGACCTGCACGCGCTCTCCGAGGCGGGGCGGGCGGACTTCCGGCTGGCGAACTACGGCTTCGTCTTCCAGAACCACAACCTCGTGGCGATCCTCACCGCGCTGGAGAACGTGGAGTTGCCCATGACGCTGGCGGGCGTGCCCACCCGTGAGCGGCGCGAGCGGGCGCGGGCGCTGCTGGACGGGGTGGGGCTGGGGTCACGGGCCGGGCACCTGCCCTCGCAACTGTCGGGCGGGGAGGCGCAGCGGGTGGCCGTTGCCCGCGCGCTGGCCCGCGACCCGCGCCTCCTCCTCGCCGACGAACCGACCGGGAATCTCGACACCCGCACCGGGGAGCGCGTCCTCGAACTTCTCCTCGGCCCCGCGCGCTCAGGCCGCACCGTCCTCCTCATCACCCACGACCGGGACGTGGCGGCCCTCGCCGATTACACCTTGCGGGTGCGCGACGGGGTGGTGACTCCTGACGGCTGA